In Pectobacterium brasiliense, a single genomic region encodes these proteins:
- a CDS encoding MmgE/PrpD family protein, with product MSYAIELPLTLRLATFAHRLTIQDIPAALRRKIVLHFIDSLGCGIAGASSQVVRDCARVTCLHYAAGNCPVLDGGAPLAAIGAAFLNAAAINALDYDDGYEVAGRGMGHPGASLVAAALAAVGTRPIDGETLICALAAAYEINGRIIQSQQPSPARFQQVYGVCQHESIGAAVAYGLLTGCDATGLENAIGLAASLTPLPSLHKYNWQQRPLVSFKDYNAPAAEAGVRGVELHRSGIIGPRDVLSGEQGFWRMMGSDRFDEAALIAGLGEEWAIQHASFKAYPACRWIHTALESFERVQHDLALSPQAIDRIRVKGSQRLAADFMDRRPKNATDAQFSLPFALACLAYRIPRHRWSADDTLTSPELLALADKVHVEVSPELDQLMAQARRPVLQVDVVTRGSVVSGERIAFPLGCAEHPLAESRIMAKFAENLSPRLAPTTVAEATAALSELEHCQDVAALLTPLMQMP from the coding sequence ATGTCTTACGCTATTGAACTCCCTCTGACGTTGCGCCTCGCGACCTTTGCCCATCGACTGACGATTCAGGACATTCCCGCCGCGTTAAGACGAAAAATCGTGCTGCATTTTATCGACAGTCTGGGCTGTGGCATTGCCGGTGCGAGTAGTCAGGTGGTGCGGGATTGCGCGCGTGTCACCTGCCTGCACTATGCGGCGGGCAATTGCCCGGTATTGGACGGTGGCGCGCCGTTGGCGGCCATCGGCGCGGCATTTTTGAATGCGGCGGCGATTAATGCGCTGGATTACGATGATGGTTATGAGGTTGCCGGACGCGGCATGGGGCACCCCGGCGCTTCGCTGGTTGCCGCCGCGCTGGCGGCAGTCGGTACGCGCCCGATCGACGGCGAAACGCTGATCTGCGCGCTGGCTGCGGCGTATGAAATCAATGGCCGGATCATTCAGTCTCAGCAGCCGAGTCCTGCCCGTTTTCAGCAGGTTTATGGCGTGTGCCAGCATGAATCTATCGGGGCGGCAGTGGCCTACGGATTGCTCACAGGGTGTGACGCCACAGGGTTAGAGAACGCCATCGGTCTGGCGGCGTCGCTGACGCCGTTGCCCAGTTTGCACAAATACAACTGGCAGCAGCGACCGCTGGTTTCCTTTAAGGATTACAACGCGCCAGCCGCAGAAGCGGGCGTCCGTGGGGTAGAGCTACATCGCAGCGGAATTATCGGCCCAAGAGATGTGCTGTCCGGCGAGCAGGGATTCTGGCGCATGATGGGGTCTGATCGCTTTGATGAAGCGGCATTGATTGCTGGCTTGGGAGAGGAGTGGGCGATCCAGCACGCCAGTTTTAAGGCGTATCCGGCCTGCCGCTGGATACATACCGCACTGGAATCCTTCGAACGCGTCCAGCACGATCTGGCGCTGTCGCCGCAGGCTATTGATCGGATTCGGGTCAAAGGCAGCCAGAGGCTGGCCGCTGATTTCATGGATAGGCGGCCGAAAAATGCGACAGATGCGCAATTCAGCCTGCCGTTTGCGCTGGCGTGTCTGGCCTACCGCATTCCGCGCCACCGCTGGAGTGCGGACGACACCTTAACCAGCCCGGAACTTCTGGCGTTGGCCGATAAGGTTCACGTTGAGGTTTCTCCCGAACTTGACCAGTTGATGGCGCAGGCGCGTCGGCCGGTGCTGCAGGTTGATGTCGTCACGCGGGGAAGTGTTGTGAGTGGTGAGCGCATTGCGTTTCCCCTCGGCTGTGCAGAACACCCGCTGGCGGAAAGCCGCATCATGGCGAAGTTTGCGGAGAATCTCTCGCCTCGGCTTGCCCCAACAACGGTTGCGGAGGCAACGGCGGCGTTATCCGAACTGGAACACTGTCAGGATGTCGCCGCGCTGCTGACCCCGCTAATGCAGATGCCCTGA
- a CDS encoding amino acid ABC transporter permease, whose product MSYQWDFSAIWPYHQLLLEGLWGTIKIGATSILIGMVAGMVLAAMKMSPQRLLRLPAAMLIGFYRNTPALVHFFWIYYALPVITPLTFSPFTAAVIALSAQSSAFYAEVYRGAISSIHTGQWEGAKALGMSKSTALRRVILPQALRRMIPPFIERSFELIKSTSLASSLAYSELLYQAMQINSQTYRPLEVYSLVAVMYFTLLLLISLFSQHIEKRLSLTDRRLA is encoded by the coding sequence ATGTCTTATCAGTGGGATTTTTCCGCCATCTGGCCCTATCACCAACTGCTGCTGGAGGGGCTATGGGGAACGATAAAGATCGGTGCCACCAGCATCCTGATCGGGATGGTGGCAGGCATGGTGCTCGCCGCCATGAAAATGTCGCCCCAGCGGCTCTTGCGCCTGCCCGCCGCGATGTTGATTGGCTTTTATCGTAATACGCCCGCGCTGGTGCATTTTTTCTGGATTTACTACGCCCTGCCCGTCATTACGCCCTTAACGTTTTCGCCTTTCACCGCCGCCGTGATCGCGCTGTCCGCACAGTCCAGTGCCTTTTATGCCGAAGTTTACCGTGGCGCGATCTCTTCTATTCACACGGGACAATGGGAAGGGGCAAAAGCGCTGGGCATGTCGAAATCAACGGCACTGCGTCGGGTCATTCTTCCTCAGGCGTTACGCCGCATGATCCCACCCTTTATTGAGCGCTCGTTTGAACTCATTAAATCCACCTCTCTGGCGTCATCACTAGCTTATAGCGAGTTGCTTTATCAGGCGATGCAGATCAACAGCCAAACCTACCGACCGCTAGAAGTCTACAGTCTGGTGGCGGTGATGTATTTCACCCTGCTGCTGCTGATTAGCCTGTTCAGTCAACATATTGAGAAACGGCTGTCGCTGACCGATCGTCGGCTCGCGTAA
- a CDS encoding amino acid ABC transporter permease: protein MHYQWDFSLVWHNLPVLLKGLGVTLELWLLAGVLGTALGLVLGLFRVFGKRWLSLPARCFVEIFRNTPVLIQLIWFYYAFPVLVGIQFSTFAAAALALTLYSAAYCTEIFRAGLQSIDHGQWEGAKALGMRQAVILRRVVLPQVLRNMLPALTNRMIELAKVTSLASILAVNELMYQGRLLSSTYYRPLEILTVVALLYFVLIWPGSYLAARLERRFRSTP, encoded by the coding sequence ATGCACTATCAATGGGATTTCTCGCTGGTCTGGCACAACCTTCCCGTGCTGCTGAAAGGCCTAGGCGTTACGCTCGAACTCTGGCTGTTAGCCGGTGTGTTGGGCACCGCTCTGGGGCTGGTTCTCGGTCTTTTTCGCGTATTTGGCAAACGCTGGCTGTCGCTGCCCGCCAGATGCTTTGTCGAAATCTTCCGTAATACGCCCGTCCTGATCCAACTGATCTGGTTTTATTACGCTTTTCCTGTTCTGGTCGGTATACAGTTCAGTACCTTTGCCGCCGCCGCGCTGGCTTTAACGCTGTATAGCGCCGCGTACTGTACGGAAATTTTCCGCGCGGGGCTGCAATCCATCGACCACGGACAGTGGGAAGGCGCAAAAGCGTTGGGCATGCGGCAGGCGGTGATCCTGCGGCGTGTGGTTCTGCCACAGGTGTTACGCAATATGCTGCCCGCCCTCACCAACCGGATGATCGAGCTAGCCAAGGTGACCTCACTGGCCTCCATTCTGGCCGTCAACGAACTGATGTATCAGGGGCGGCTGCTGAGCAGTACCTATTATCGCCCGCTGGAAATCCTGACGGTGGTGGCGCTGCTCTATTTCGTTTTGATCTGGCCGGGGAGCTACCTTGCCGCACGACTTGAACGTCGTTTCCGTTCAACCCCCTAG
- a CDS encoding amino acid ABC transporter ATP-binding protein: MSETMTLNENSTLNENSTLSGNEALNDDIVLRIRGLQKRFGAVEVLKGIDLDVRRGEKIAIIGGSGSGKSTLLRCLNFMEIPSAGTIELDGVVLGKTNAQGQRDYPEKQLCAVRERVGMVFQQFNLFPHLTVLENVREALVSVKRMPRQDADVIAKAQLEKVGLSNKQEARPGSLSGGQQQRVAIARALAMSPEVMLFDEPTSSLDPELVGEVLHTIHALAEEGRTLLLVTHELGFAYHFADRVIFIENGVIHEMGSAEQVLKNPQQPRTQAFLARFAERAF; this comes from the coding sequence ATGAGTGAAACTATGACTTTGAATGAAAACAGTACTTTGAATGAAAACAGTACGTTGAGTGGAAATGAAGCGCTGAATGACGATATCGTCCTGCGCATTCGCGGGCTCCAGAAACGCTTCGGTGCCGTTGAGGTCTTGAAGGGGATCGATCTCGATGTACGCCGCGGCGAAAAAATTGCCATCATCGGCGGTAGTGGGTCGGGAAAAAGCACCCTGTTGCGCTGCCTGAATTTTATGGAGATCCCCAGCGCCGGCACCATCGAACTCGATGGCGTGGTACTGGGAAAAACCAATGCACAAGGCCAGCGTGATTATCCCGAAAAGCAGCTGTGCGCCGTGCGGGAACGCGTAGGCATGGTGTTTCAGCAATTCAACCTGTTTCCCCATCTGACCGTGCTGGAAAACGTGCGTGAAGCGCTGGTGTCAGTGAAGAGGATGCCGCGACAGGACGCCGATGTCATCGCCAAAGCCCAGTTGGAAAAGGTCGGGCTGAGCAACAAGCAAGAAGCCCGTCCCGGCAGCCTGTCCGGCGGTCAGCAGCAGCGGGTGGCAATTGCGCGTGCGCTGGCGATGTCACCGGAAGTCATGCTGTTCGATGAACCGACATCGTCACTGGATCCAGAACTGGTGGGCGAAGTGCTGCACACCATCCACGCGCTCGCGGAGGAAGGCCGTACCCTGCTGTTAGTCACCCATGAACTGGGATTCGCCTATCACTTCGCCGACCGCGTTATCTTTATCGAAAATGGCGTGATCCATGAAATGGGCAGCGCCGAGCAGGTGCTCAAAAATCCGCAGCAACCCCGTACCCAAGCCTTCCTTGCTCGTTTTGCTGAGCGAGCATTTTAA
- a CDS encoding aminotransferase class IV: MQPTLSSQSSQAYLQDPRNNDVQVYVNGEFVHRDNAVVSIFDSGYVCGDGVWEGLRLVNGRLIALDAHLDRLFDGAAAIQLDIGHSREALTDILYNTLAINGMTDGAHIRLMITRGKKHTPNQDPRFIIGGATIVCVAEYKVVDTAAKKRGLTLFTSTYRTSTPDVFDLRLNSHSRLNLIQALLQALQAGADEALMLDPHGFVASCNSTNFFIVRRGELWTSSGRYCFNGITRQTIIDLAQANGLTVKTQDFTLAEALTADEAFVTGTLAGITPVKALDGRPFSAEHRPVTEQLSRWYEAYLHAQ; the protein is encoded by the coding sequence ATGCAACCCACCTTATCCAGCCAGAGCAGTCAGGCCTATTTGCAGGATCCGCGTAACAACGACGTACAAGTGTATGTGAATGGGGAGTTTGTACATCGCGACAATGCGGTGGTGTCGATCTTTGATTCCGGCTACGTGTGCGGCGACGGCGTATGGGAAGGCTTGCGTCTGGTTAACGGCCGCCTGATTGCGCTGGATGCACATCTGGATCGTCTGTTTGACGGTGCCGCCGCGATTCAGTTGGATATCGGCCATAGCCGGGAAGCGCTGACCGATATCCTCTATAACACGCTCGCCATCAACGGCATGACCGATGGCGCGCATATTCGCCTGATGATTACCCGGGGGAAAAAGCATACGCCGAATCAGGATCCCCGCTTTATTATCGGCGGTGCCACCATCGTGTGCGTGGCGGAGTATAAAGTCGTCGATACGGCGGCGAAAAAGCGCGGGCTGACGCTGTTTACCTCCACCTACCGCACCAGTACGCCAGACGTCTTCGATCTGCGGCTGAATTCGCACAGTCGACTTAATCTTATTCAGGCGCTGCTACAGGCGTTGCAGGCCGGTGCCGATGAAGCGCTGATGCTGGATCCGCACGGTTTTGTCGCCAGCTGTAACTCCACCAACTTTTTTATCGTCCGTCGCGGTGAACTGTGGACATCATCAGGCCGCTACTGCTTCAACGGTATTACCCGTCAGACCATTATCGATCTCGCGCAGGCCAACGGACTCACGGTCAAGACGCAGGATTTTACGCTGGCAGAAGCCCTTACCGCTGATGAAGCCTTTGTCACCGGCACGTTGGCGGGCATCACCCCGGTAAAAGCGCTGGATGGCCGGCCGTTTAGCGCTGAACACCGCCCGGTTACCGAGCAGCTCAGCCGCTGGTATGAGGCGTATCTGCATGCGCAGTGA
- a CDS encoding LysR family transcriptional regulator has product MRPVLDFNTLKVFIAVVERDSFVGASKVLEMPTSNVSRCISQLEDRLNLHLIERSTRHMKLTQAGLLLYSRAKPLMDALEQTETELTLRQMQLKGPLRICIPNEIGPALLGSVIADFACQHSDLEISCVTNLSGLESLRDDLDLAIIVSRGQMDDSDYIARHLVTIPCTIVAAPSVIQRYGILSRIQQFEELPCITTVNALKGAPWQFVNKNGGFETIKVKGHYRVNSGEMAGRAAVAGVGFAILSKQACQPYIDDGRLIEIKFEQPPAPLQLFALYSNRRYLPAKTRALIEYIQQNLSNTSLAT; this is encoded by the coding sequence ATGCGGCCAGTTCTTGATTTTAATACCCTGAAAGTTTTCATTGCGGTGGTTGAAAGAGACAGTTTTGTTGGGGCATCTAAAGTCCTTGAAATGCCGACATCAAACGTGAGTCGTTGTATTTCTCAGTTAGAAGACAGACTGAATCTTCACCTTATTGAGCGCAGCACCCGACATATGAAACTCACACAAGCGGGGCTCCTGCTCTATTCCCGGGCGAAGCCATTAATGGATGCACTTGAGCAGACTGAAACAGAATTAACGTTGCGGCAGATGCAGCTCAAGGGGCCACTACGTATCTGTATTCCCAATGAAATAGGTCCTGCACTGCTGGGTTCTGTGATTGCGGATTTCGCCTGCCAGCACTCGGATCTGGAAATTAGCTGTGTCACAAATTTGTCTGGTCTTGAATCCCTGAGAGACGATCTGGATTTAGCCATTATTGTGAGCCGTGGCCAGATGGATGATAGTGATTACATAGCCCGTCATCTGGTGACGATCCCTTGCACTATCGTTGCAGCCCCCTCCGTCATTCAGCGTTATGGCATACTTTCTCGTATACAACAATTTGAAGAATTACCCTGTATTACCACGGTAAATGCACTTAAAGGTGCTCCCTGGCAGTTTGTGAATAAAAACGGGGGATTCGAGACGATAAAGGTTAAAGGCCATTACCGGGTAAACAGCGGAGAGATGGCAGGACGCGCGGCGGTAGCGGGTGTTGGTTTCGCTATTCTTTCGAAACAGGCCTGCCAACCCTACATCGACGATGGACGGCTGATCGAGATTAAGTTTGAACAACCGCCAGCCCCACTTCAATTGTTCGCACTTTATTCAAACAGGCGTTATTTGCCCGCTAAAACACGAGCGCTTATTGAATACATACAGCAGAATTTGAGCAATACATCCTTAGCAACCTAA
- a CDS encoding MFS transporter, with amino-acid sequence MSLVTTTFNHKALIRIAVVMAFIQFTNALEYMMFNPVFAFMASDFAVPVSFSGYVSGMYTSGAVLSGIIAFYWIGRFNKKRFLIANMALLGLLTLLTTFTSSFSLLLTLRLCAGLVGGTTMGVSISILINLAPVNLRGKMLATVIASFSMVSIVGMPTILFLCAHCGWHVALWLISMLCLLALPLIVSIIPQDPVSFDTPHAMPLDINTLLFASSNALVQFSSMLVIPVLVPLMTQQLGASRYLLPWLFFAGGVAGYLSTKMTGALTPHFSAVGLATGSTVVFLLALLIPVMGYSHPALFIILFLGASYSRLVSSSAVSIQFPNDRQRAGFSSLQTSIMYLITTVAFFLSAFLLPGHAIAPQNMNTLLGVCAISASGFPIIVIIMQKKLAKRTLQPNHLIND; translated from the coding sequence ATGTCATTGGTCACAACAACGTTTAATCATAAAGCCCTCATCCGGATAGCGGTTGTTATGGCTTTTATCCAGTTCACAAATGCACTGGAATATATGATGTTCAACCCTGTTTTTGCTTTTATGGCATCAGACTTCGCCGTTCCCGTATCATTCTCAGGCTACGTATCCGGCATGTACACCTCCGGGGCGGTCCTGTCGGGAATTATCGCCTTTTACTGGATTGGTCGTTTCAATAAGAAACGTTTTTTAATCGCCAATATGGCGCTACTCGGCCTACTGACACTTTTGACGACATTTACCTCCAGCTTTAGCCTTCTGCTTACATTACGATTGTGTGCCGGATTGGTTGGAGGCACAACTATGGGGGTGAGTATCAGTATATTGATAAATCTCGCACCAGTTAACTTGCGAGGAAAAATGTTGGCGACGGTAATTGCATCATTTTCGATGGTAAGCATTGTCGGAATGCCCACGATACTATTTTTGTGTGCTCATTGTGGCTGGCATGTCGCTTTGTGGTTAATCAGTATGCTGTGTTTGTTGGCATTGCCACTGATTGTTTCCATCATCCCTCAGGATCCAGTCTCTTTCGACACACCCCACGCAATGCCTCTCGACATTAACACTTTACTGTTCGCTTCCAGTAATGCGCTGGTACAGTTTAGCTCGATGCTAGTCATTCCTGTTCTGGTACCATTAATGACCCAGCAACTGGGGGCCTCTCGATACCTGCTGCCATGGCTGTTTTTCGCTGGGGGCGTTGCAGGATACCTGTCAACAAAAATGACAGGCGCGTTAACTCCGCATTTTTCTGCTGTGGGTCTGGCTACAGGGTCAACTGTCGTTTTTTTACTCGCTTTGCTAATACCTGTTATGGGCTATTCGCATCCGGCGCTATTTATTATTTTATTTCTCGGTGCATCTTACAGTCGTCTGGTTTCCTCCTCGGCGGTGAGCATTCAGTTTCCTAATGACAGGCAACGCGCGGGATTCTCTTCATTGCAGACATCAATAATGTACCTGATCACAACGGTCGCATTTTTTCTGTCTGCCTTTCTATTACCTGGGCACGCCATAGCACCACAAAATATGAACACGTTGCTGGGAGTATGTGCAATTTCCGCATCAGGGTTCCCCATTATCGTTATCATTATGCAAAAGAAACTGGCTAAACGTACGCTCCAACCGAATCATCTCATCAATGATTAG
- a CDS encoding LysE family translocator encodes MPDYVHFLTFGLVALGMVLTPGPNMIYLISRSICQGKRAGLISLGGIALGFVFYMLCAAFGITAFVFAIPYAYDLLRFGGAAYLLYLAWQAVKPGGNAPFSVKEMPVDGPNKLFMMGFITNLANPKIAIMYLSLLPQFIQPDHGSVLSQSLALGCVQIFISLMVNSMIVLVAGSIAGFLSSRPSWIKAQRWFMGTVLAGLALKIACEGKR; translated from the coding sequence ATGCCTGATTACGTACATTTTCTTACGTTTGGTCTGGTTGCGTTAGGAATGGTATTAACTCCCGGCCCAAACATGATCTATTTAATTTCTCGCTCCATTTGCCAGGGAAAACGCGCTGGGCTTATTTCCCTAGGCGGCATTGCGCTTGGCTTTGTCTTTTACATGCTTTGTGCCGCATTCGGCATAACAGCATTTGTGTTTGCCATTCCTTATGCCTACGACTTACTTCGTTTTGGCGGAGCCGCTTACCTTCTCTATCTCGCCTGGCAAGCTGTAAAACCCGGTGGAAATGCCCCTTTTTCCGTTAAAGAGATGCCGGTTGATGGCCCTAATAAACTATTTATGATGGGCTTCATTACTAATCTCGCTAATCCTAAAATTGCCATCATGTATTTATCTTTGCTTCCGCAATTTATTCAACCAGACCATGGCAGCGTTCTAAGTCAGTCACTGGCGCTTGGATGTGTCCAAATCTTTATAAGCCTGATGGTAAATTCCATGATTGTCCTCGTTGCAGGTTCAATAGCAGGGTTTCTTTCAAGTCGTCCTTCATGGATAAAAGCGCAACGTTGGTTTATGGGTACTGTACTGGCAGGGCTAGCCCTGAAGATTGCTTGCGAGGGAAAGCGATAG